Proteins encoded by one window of Labrus bergylta chromosome 2, fLabBer1.1, whole genome shotgun sequence:
- the vdac3 gene encoding voltage-dependent anion-selective channel protein 3 isoform X2: MAVPPAYTDLGKSAKDIFSKGFGYGILKLDVKTKAQSGVEFATSGSNNTDTGKSGGHLETKYKVSDLGLNFTQKWNTDNTLTTEITIEDQLAKGLKLSLDTSFVPNTGKKSAKLKTGYKRDFVNMGCDLDFDMAGPTVHGAAVLGYEGWLAGYQLAFDTAKSKLTQNNFALGYKAGDFQLHTSVNDSTEFGGSIYQKVNSNLETAVQLAWTAGSNNTRFGIGAKYQLDKDASLSAKVDNACLVGVGYTQTLRPGVKLTLSGLIDGKNVNGGGHKVGMGFELEA; encoded by the exons ATGGCCGTCCCCCCTGCATACACAGACTTGGGAAAATCCGCCAAAGACATCTTCAGCAAGGGCTTTG GATATGGAATTCTCAAGCTGGACGTTAAGACCAAGGCTCAGAGTGGTGTT GAGTTTGCCACCTCCGGCTCCAATAACACGGACACAGGAAAGTCAGGAGGCCACCTGGAGACCAAGTACAAAGTGAGCGACCTGGGACTGAACTTCACCCAGAAGTGGAACACAGACAACACTCTCACCACAGAAATCACTATTGAGGACCAG cTGGCTAAGGGCCTGAAGCTCAGTCTGGACACGTCATTTGTGCCCAATACTGG TAAGAAGAGTGCCAAGCTGAAGACCGGCTACAAGCGTGACTTTGTCAACATGGGCTGCGACCTTGACTTCGACATGGCCGGTCCCACCGTCCACGGGGCTGCTGTGCTGGGCTACGAGGGCTGGCTGGCCGGCTACCAGTTGGCTTTCGACACCGCCAAATCTAAACTGACCCAGAACAACTTTGCCCTTGGATACAAGGCCGGTGACTTCCAGCTTCACACCAGCGT TAATGATAGCACAGAGTTTGGTGGCTCCATTTACCAGAAGGTGAACAGCAACCTGGAGACAGCGGTCCAACTGGCCTGGACAGCCGGCAGCAACAACACACGCTTCGGAATTGGAGCCAAATACCAGCTGGATAAGGATGCTTCTCTGTCT GCCAAAGTTGACAACGCCTGTCTTGTTGGAGTGGGATACACACAAACCCTCAGGCCAG GAGTGAAGCTCACCCTCTCAGGCCTGATTGACGGGAAAAACGTGAACGGCGGTGGACACAAAGTGGGCATGGGATTTGAGCTGGAGGCATAA
- the vdac3 gene encoding voltage-dependent anion-selective channel protein 3 isoform X1: MAEKGVVVQKEKAGNGKQAVNKGQCVTCEHHAPKGHGTMAVPPAYTDLGKSAKDIFSKGFGYGILKLDVKTKAQSGVEFATSGSNNTDTGKSGGHLETKYKVSDLGLNFTQKWNTDNTLTTEITIEDQLAKGLKLSLDTSFVPNTGKKSAKLKTGYKRDFVNMGCDLDFDMAGPTVHGAAVLGYEGWLAGYQLAFDTAKSKLTQNNFALGYKAGDFQLHTSVNDSTEFGGSIYQKVNSNLETAVQLAWTAGSNNTRFGIGAKYQLDKDASLSAKVDNACLVGVGYTQTLRPGVKLTLSGLIDGKNVNGGGHKVGMGFELEA; the protein is encoded by the exons ATGGCAGAGAAAGGAGTGGTGGTGCAGAAGGAAAAGGCAGGAAATGGCAAGCAAGCAGTGAACAAAGGCCAGTGTGTGACATGTGAACACCACGCACCCAAGGGACATG GCACAATGGCCGTCCCCCCTGCATACACAGACTTGGGAAAATCCGCCAAAGACATCTTCAGCAAGGGCTTTG GATATGGAATTCTCAAGCTGGACGTTAAGACCAAGGCTCAGAGTGGTGTT GAGTTTGCCACCTCCGGCTCCAATAACACGGACACAGGAAAGTCAGGAGGCCACCTGGAGACCAAGTACAAAGTGAGCGACCTGGGACTGAACTTCACCCAGAAGTGGAACACAGACAACACTCTCACCACAGAAATCACTATTGAGGACCAG cTGGCTAAGGGCCTGAAGCTCAGTCTGGACACGTCATTTGTGCCCAATACTGG TAAGAAGAGTGCCAAGCTGAAGACCGGCTACAAGCGTGACTTTGTCAACATGGGCTGCGACCTTGACTTCGACATGGCCGGTCCCACCGTCCACGGGGCTGCTGTGCTGGGCTACGAGGGCTGGCTGGCCGGCTACCAGTTGGCTTTCGACACCGCCAAATCTAAACTGACCCAGAACAACTTTGCCCTTGGATACAAGGCCGGTGACTTCCAGCTTCACACCAGCGT TAATGATAGCACAGAGTTTGGTGGCTCCATTTACCAGAAGGTGAACAGCAACCTGGAGACAGCGGTCCAACTGGCCTGGACAGCCGGCAGCAACAACACACGCTTCGGAATTGGAGCCAAATACCAGCTGGATAAGGATGCTTCTCTGTCT GCCAAAGTTGACAACGCCTGTCTTGTTGGAGTGGGATACACACAAACCCTCAGGCCAG GAGTGAAGCTCACCCTCTCAGGCCTGATTGACGGGAAAAACGTGAACGGCGGTGGACACAAAGTGGGCATGGGATTTGAGCTGGAGGCATAA